DNA from Eleftheria terrae:
TCATGCGGTGATGCTGACCAGGTGGCGGCGCGGGCCCTCATAGGCGAAGCGGCCGTGCTGGATGTGCAGGTTGTCGAGCACCAGGACATCGCCCGGCGCCATGCGTACCGCGCTGGCGGTCTGCCACAGCGCCGCCCGCAGCGAGGTGATGAGCTGCGGGTCGATCGGCTCGCCGTCGCCATACGAGGTGGTGGCCGGGTAGCTGTGCTCGGGCGCGTCGCTCGGGAACAGCGGGTGGTTGCGCCAGTAGGAGCTGTGCAGCTCGGTCACCTGGTTGAACCACAGGGGCGCGCCGCCATCCGGGTCGGCCCGGAAGGCGGGCCGCAGCTGGCTGATCATCACCGCCTGGCGGGTCGCCCAGCGGTGCTCCAGGCCTTGCGCCTGCATCAGGGCGTCGAGTGCCGCCGCATCCGGCACGCCGTAGGTTTCCATCCAGCCCACCTGGGTGGGGGTGGACTCGCGCGGCAGGTGGCGGTGGTAGCGGATGCCGCGCTCGGCGAATTCGCTGAGCACCTCATCCGGGATGTGTCGCACGCTGTCGCGGATGTCGTTGATCGGCACCTCGCCGCCGTGCGGCGCCGCCTGCTCGCAGAAGAAGAAGACCTTGGCCGGCACGTCCGGCAGGTAGGCCATCTCATTGTGCGGTGCCATGGTGATGCGCGCATCCTCCTGGCTGGCCACCAGCGCCATGCCGCTCTCGCGGGCCCGCACCGCGATGCCGCCCGCATAGCTGTGCGGCGCATAGCCGAGCGCAGCCATGAAGGCATCGAAGTCCGCGCGCTCGCGCAGCGGCAGGCCCGACAGGCGCAACGCGCCGGTCTCGGCCAGCCGCGCGTCGATCAGCGGCCGGCAGGCGGCGGCCGCCTCCTGCGGCGTCTGCAGGCGCTGCTCGGCCCGCAGGCTCAGCAGGCGCTCGTTCGCCATCGGCACGGCCAGCGGCACCTGCTCGCTGTCCGAGCCGGCCAGATAGCGGCGCCCGCGCACCGGCACCATCCGGTCGCTGCGCTCGTTCAGCTCGACAAAACCTTGCACAACCTTGCTCCTGTGTCGCTGGCTCATGGCAGGCCGCGCGGGCCTGCGCTGGGGTGGACGGCGCGGGGGGGCCTCAGGCCGGCTCCATCGCCTTCAGCCGGCCCAGCAGGGCCTGGCCTTCCTCGTTGGGGCGCTCCTTGGCGCCGGTGATCCAGCCACGGCAGCTGGGCGCGCCGCAGCGGCAGGCGAACTGGCGCATCAGGATGTCCTCGGTCGAGGCGTAGTCCATCGTCAGCAGCTCGCCGGGCCGGATGTCGCGCAGCGCCCACAGCTCGAAGCTCACCATGTCGAGCCGGGTGTTGGGGTCGCACGAGTGCAGCAGCAGGCCGCAGAAATGCGGGTCGTGCAGGTGCGACTGCGGGTTGATCTGCAGCGTGTGCAGCCGGCGCGACCCCAGCAGCTGGCCCGACACGCGGGCCATCATCTCGGCGCGCCGGAAGGCGCGCAGGCTGCGGATGCCGGCGCCACGGCCGTCCTGGGTCTGAACCACCTCGAACTCACTGGTGGCGGGATAGCCTTCGCAGGGATCGAGGTCGGCATTGGGATACAGCCCTTCGGCAGTGGCCGTCGACTCGACGATGGTCAATGTGCTCATTGGTGCTTTCCGTGTTGTGGCTACGGGCTCGGGCAGGGAAGGATCGGCACGGCGTCTTGCGCAACGCCATGCCGCACGAAAACGAGAACTGGGCTCACGGCGCTTGTGATGTCGCCAGGCCGGCCGCCTCGCGCAGCTGCCGCAGCAGGGCGCCCAGGGTGAGGCCGGGGGTGGCCAGCAGCGACAGCGGCACCTGCTGGCCGAAGCGCTTGAAGAAGCCGTTGCGCAGCTGTGCCAGATCGAGCGAGTCCAGCCCCAGCGCGGACAGGCTGAGGGCTTCGTCCCAGCGGCTGACATGCTCCCGCAGGAAGCCCATCACCGGCTCGGTGCCGGCGGCCTCGGCGGCCCGGCCGGCACCGACACCGGCCGGGCCGCCAGGCAGCGGCCCGGCATCGGCCGGCGCAGCTGCTTGGGTGGGCGGCCCAGCCAGCACCTCGCGCACCAGGGGCTGGCCGGCCCAGGGCGAGCGCGCCCAGTCGACGTCGCAGACCGCGAACTGCCGCCCCGGCAAGTTCTCGCCCAGCACCCCCGCCAGCAGCACCGACAGCGCCTGCAGCGCCGAGCCGGTGGCCAGCGGCCGTTCGCCGTCCTGCAGCGCGCGGCGCAAGGCCTTGTCGCTGCGGGCGCTCATGCCGGCTTCACCCCAGCTGCCCCATTGCACGCTGAACACCGGCGGCCGGCTGTCCGCCGCGGGCCAGCTGGCGAGCTGGTCGAGCCAGGCATTGGCCGCGGCGTAGCTGGCCTGGCCCGGCACGCCCAGCAGGGCGCTGGTGGACGAGAACGCCATCACCCAGCGGGTCTCCCAGCGCCCGGCATGGGCCAGCACGCCAGCCAGTGCCTGCTTGGGCGCCAGCACCGGGCCGATGCGCCCGGCGTCGAGCTGCTCCAGCATGCCGTCGTCCAGCACGCCCGCCAGGTGGAAGATGCCTTCGATGTGAGCCACACCGTCCAACGCCGACGCCAGCCCGGCCGCGTCGGCCAAGTCGACGCGCCGCACCTGCAGGCCCGCGCGCAACGGCCGCTCGCTGCGCTGCAGCACGACGATGCGCTGGGGCGGCACGCCCTGGTGGTCCACCAGCCAGTCGATCACCGCGGCGCCGAGGCCGCCGGAGCCGCCGGTCACGAGGTAGTGGCCGCCCGACAGCCCCAGGCTGCCGTCCGGCAGCGCCGGGCCGGCATGGCGCCGCAGGCGCGGGGCCAGCGGGCGGCCGCGGCGGCGGGCCCATTGCGGCTCGTCGGCATGCGCCGCCGCCTCGGCCAGCAGGCGATCGATCCAGCCGGCGTCGACCCGGCCGGCGCGCAGGTCGGGATGGTCGTCGGCATGCACCAGTTGGACGCCCAGGGCTGCCTGCTCGGCGGCGGCCACGCGCGCCGCACCGGCCAGCGGGCCACTGCCGGCATCCATCGGCAGCACCAGGCAGAGGTGGCCCTGGCAGCCGTGCCGCATCAGGCCCTGCCACAGGGTGGCGAAGCCGGTGCACTGCCGGGCGCCGTTGACGTCGTCGTCACTGCGTCGGCACAGCAGGGCCACGCGGTCGCCCGGCGCCTGCAGACGGGGCCGCAGCCAGTCCAGCAGCGCAGCTTCACGACCCGGCGGGCAGTCAGCCCATGCACTGGCACTTGCGGTGGCCGGCGGCGTGCGCGGCGCCAGTGGCTGCCAGTGCACCGCGTAGACCGGCGCAGCGCTCACCGTGGCCGTGCCCCGCGGAGTCGCCTGCTGCGGCTGCAGCCAGTCAGCCAGGCGGGCCAGGATCTCGGACTCCGCCCGCATCATGAAGTCGTGCCCGCCGGGGTAGGCATGCAGCCCGGCCAGCGGCAGCGAAGACAGCCGGCCCCAGTCAGCCGCTTGCCGCCAGTCGAAGGCCGGGTCATCGTCGCCGCCATGCACCTGCAGCGGCAGGGCCAGCAGCGGCTTGCGACCGGCGGCCTGCCAGCGCGCCGCGGTGCGGCGGGCGCTGCGCGCATCGGCCGCCAGGTCGGCCTCGAGGATGGGCAGGAACAGCTCACGCCACAGGGGGTCGGCCTGCAGCTCGGCGGGCACCAGCAGGAAGTCCTGCGGATCGGCGGCGATGTCCGGCTGCTCCAGCAGCGGCGCGCGCCCGACGATGGCGAGCCCCTTGACCTGGCCACTGCGGGCCAGCTCGGCCAGTTCGCTGCACAGCAACTCGGTGGCCGCCGCGCCGCCATAGCTCAGGCCGCAGAACGCCACCGGCAGCGAGCCGGCATCCGCCAGGATGGCCGCCGCCAGCGCCTGGCGGGCGCGCAGGTCGTCGGCCTCGTCGCGCGCCAGCGCCTCCTCGGCCCGGCGGTTGCGGCCCGGCCATTCGACCGCCACCACCTCCAGCCAGTCGGGCGCCCTGCGAGCCCAGCCTTCCAGGCTGCGGCTGCTGCCGCCGGCGTAGGGGAAGCAGTAGAGCTTGAGCCGCGCCGCAGGCCGCGGCTGCAGCCGCACCAGCCAGGGAGACTCCGGCGCAGCGGCAGCGGCAGTGACTGCGGCGACAGCCGGCGCCGGCGCGGCCGCTTTCACATAGATGG
Protein-coding regions in this window:
- a CDS encoding SET domain-containing protein-lysine N-methyltransferase; its protein translation is MSTLTIVESTATAEGLYPNADLDPCEGYPATSEFEVVQTQDGRGAGIRSLRAFRRAEMMARVSGQLLGSRRLHTLQINPQSHLHDPHFCGLLLHSCDPNTRLDMVSFELWALRDIRPGELLTMDYASTEDILMRQFACRCGAPSCRGWITGAKERPNEEGQALLGRLKAMEPA
- a CDS encoding TauD/TfdA family dioxygenase, with amino-acid sequence MQGFVELNERSDRMVPVRGRRYLAGSDSEQVPLAVPMANERLLSLRAEQRLQTPQEAAAACRPLIDARLAETGALRLSGLPLRERADFDAFMAALGYAPHSYAGGIAVRARESGMALVASQEDARITMAPHNEMAYLPDVPAKVFFFCEQAAPHGGEVPINDIRDSVRHIPDEVLSEFAERGIRYHRHLPRESTPTQVGWMETYGVPDAAALDALMQAQGLEHRWATRQAVMISQLRPAFRADPDGGAPLWFNQVTELHSSYWRNHPLFPSDAPEHSYPATTSYGDGEPIDPQLITSLRAALWQTASAVRMAPGDVLVLDNLHIQHGRFAYEGPRRHLVSITA